Proteins encoded by one window of Cryptococcus gattii WM276 chromosome K, complete sequence:
- a CDS encoding Hypothetical Protein (Similar to TIGR gene model, INSD accession AAW46158.1), with protein sequence MAGPVIYDTPFDPAMPNSLGQELMTDWNPTLGSFAGSSRRRKNDMTEHTIRSPYQNSPESPYLQGQTVIITNPTPYHLPYPTISGSHLQPVAPPPHRHPVSPLAQPQNYYPHPNDDARAYAAWQSGSPNGFAESSFQHPMASGLAVPFHYAPNEEKMSKKKKGKQPMREAEAVNKSRALKRLRSTDSLRSSKKLKREDGTQSQLLTPPSTSGGEIALTPAASHIQAHAEDMMTPIDEAPEILVENESARTQDDISDPSVKSSHRPLVITRHHEEGRKLGLLGIARGELEESKSPEEETKSPRLKTIDVVETDESGKASLATKDVLETEIPWFEENGKVTPPSSPARPQLQTPAAIPTTTRGEEEADDLPEVNSQKVARRLQSFFESPVNIIEQPLVSTRIEMFGRVAVRKSTALSFLQLSTTDSAVEEMKMGEESWGEHLGISPVRATLRPMWPDDEAPWALAGGVMKDRLRREEGEKEALLRRYLEMSSDDSEDEEYNPVYPFSLPSTTAKGKWGRGRGKSVISLMPEEIRECRRRRDDGSARAALLGSLRSRPVPLLPQGVVACVCGNNNANGMGSMVSCAACKTWHHLVCNGIDDISKIGPNWWCSSCNASASGMRTPVHSYTPTRSHSTLGDPRSSAVKSDIDHIALAPSPMFVNNVSSARTPVSRTQQSPQRPRHSRILSYGSDMWAFQEDVVPPSTPVPVLQDRYSTPRINDTPFDVTSTPSRHLDFNFGQPSLFALTPLGGRSRVPSAMLIDGTPVLRATPRNVSGPGGPLEPMSVPSRADFFRELNKGNAPHSAGPSLSLHPSGATSAGAGDRENTHATSSPRWPSLLSAHNLSPSPFGGAGHRRTLSGNKLSSIRSSSRSGLGMGVPEEKEEE encoded by the exons ATGGCAGGTCCAGTCATCTATGATACCCCTTTCGACCCAGCTATGCCAAATTCACTGGGACAAGAACTCATGACGGACTGGAATCCGACACTAGGCAGTTTTGCCGGCTCTTCACGGCGAAGAAAGAACGA TATGACAGAACACACCATCCGGTCACCATACCAAAATTCTCCCGAATCACCTTATCTTCAAGGACAAACAGTCATTATCACCAACCCTACACCCTATCACCTCCCGTATCCTACCATATCCGGATCCCACCTTCAGCCTGttgctcctcctcctcatcgCCATCCTGTATCACCTCTGGCACAGCCTCAGAATTACTATCCCCATCCTAATGATGATGCTAGAGCCTACGCCGCCTGGCAAAGTGGATCACCCAACGGCTTTGCAGAAAGCTCCTTTCAGCATCCAATGGCCTCTGGGCTAGCGGTGCCCTTTCATTATGCCCCTAATGAAGAGAAAATGtccaaaaagaaaaagggaaagCAGCCGATGAGGGAGGCCGAAGCGGTTAATAAGTCCAGAGCGTTGAAGCGACTTAGGTCCACGGACAGCCTTCGCTCGTCAAAGAAATTGAAGCGAGAGGATGGTACTCAGTCCCAGCTCTTGACGCCACCGTCCACGTCTGGTGGAGAGATTGCATTGACGCCGGCGGCCTCGCATATACAGGCACATGCTGAAGATATGATGACACCCATCGATGAGGCCCCCGAAATTCTGGTCGAAAATGAATCCGCTCGTACACAGGATGATATATCCGATCCAAGCGTCAAATCGTCTCACAGACCTCTGGTCATCACTCGACATCATGAAGAAGGGCGAAAGCTGGGGTTGTTGGGGATTGCCCGAGGTGAGCTTGAAGAAAGCAAGTCCCCGGAAGAAGAAACCAAGTCACCTCGCCTAAAAACGATTGATGTAGTTGAGACAGACGAATCAGGTAAAGCAAGCCTCGCGACGAAGGATGTGCTTGAAACAGAGATACCATGGTTTGAGGAAAATGGAAAGGTGACACCCCCTTCGTCGCCCGCTAGACCCCAACTTCAGACTCCTGCGGCGATACCTACAACGACCCgcggagaagaagaagccgaCGATCTTCCAGAAGTAAACTCGCAAAAAGTAGCCAGACGGCTTCAATCTTTTTTCGAATCCCCTGTCAACATTATCGAACAACCCCTAGTCTCCACTCGTATTGAGATGTTTGGCAGGGTGGCCGTCCGGAAATCCACTGCGCTTAGCTTTTTACAACTGAGTACTACGGATTCCGcggtggaggagatgaagatgggtGAAGAGTCTTGGGGTGAGCATCTGGGAATCTCACCTGTCCGAGCGACACTGAGGCCAATGTGGCCTGATGACGAGGCGCCATGGGCATTGGCCGGAGGTGTTATGAAAGACCGATtaagaagagaggagggCGAGAAAGAGGCCCTTTTGAGGAGGTATCTTGAGATGTCTAGTGATGATAGTGAGGACGAAGAGTACAACCCTGTCTATCCGTTCTCTTTGCCATCCACGACAGCCAAGGGGAAGTGGGGCCGAGGTAGAGGGAAGTCTGTCATTAGTTTGATGCCTGAGGAGATACGGGAGTGTCGGAGACGACGAGATGATGGGTCAGCCAGAGCTGCATTACTTGGCTCCTTACGGTCTCGTCCTGTCCCGTTACTACCGCAAGGTGTAGTTGCTTGCGTTTGCGGCAACAACAACGCCAACGGGATGGGATCCATGGTATCTTGTGCGGCCTGCAAGACATGGCACCACCTTGTGTGCAACGGCATTGATGATATTTCCAAGATTGGCCCCAACTGGTGGTGTTCATCGTGCAATGCCAGTGCCTCTGGTATGCGGACACCTGTACACTCGTATACACCGACGAGAAGCCATTCCACGCTTGGCGACCCCCGCAGCTCTGCTGTCAAATCCGACATTGATCATATCGCTCTTGCGCCTTCACCGATGTTCGTCAACAATGTCTCTAGTGCAAGAACACCTGTCAGTCGAACACAACAATCCCCTCAGAGGCCTCGCCATTCACGAATCTTATCGTACGGATCTGATATGTGGGCGTTTCAAGAAGATGTTGTGCCACCCTCAACCCCAGTTCCAGTTTTACAAGACCGATACTCTACCCCTCGTATCAACGATACTCCTTTCGACGTTACCTCTACTCCTTCCCGTCACCTCGATTTTAACTTTGGTCAACCTTCTCTATTCGCTCTCACTCCTTTGGGCGGTCGATCACGGGTCCCTTCAGCTATGCTCATCGACGGTACGCCTGTTCTTCGAGCCACCCCACGAAATGTCAGTGGCCCGGGAGGTCCCCTTGAGCCCATGTCTGTACCCTCTCGTGCAGACTTCTTCCGCGAACTCAACAAGGGCAATGCTCCTCACTCTGCAGGCCCTAGTCTCTCGCTCCATCCATCAGGTGCCACTAGTGCAGGCGCCGGCGACCGAGAAAACACGCACGCTACATCATCACCTCGATGGCCCAGTCTACTTAGTGCTCATAATCTCAGCCCATCGCCTTTTGGGGGTGCAGGGCACCGGCGAACACTGAGTGGGAACAAATTGAGTAGTATCCGGTCGAGCTCTAGAAGTGGACTGGGAATGGGCGTCCCcgaagagaaggaggaagaatAG
- a CDS encoding Hypothetical protein (Similar to TIGR gene model, INSD accession AAW46157.1; CNK01980): MDRGRCSRPLSGDLQYHNFRLSNPSPYSNQVHTHTRESWREPNIAPQCSSSSSSYRHHPSSQPPSSSSSSNSSWGREARLPPSNSDRSSYLASPPLVPYITPSTGPFAPPLHEQPQSSDERHPMLRVDGRSSAFAQFSPQEHGVTAAKGGSHRFPPLQSALRSYYEDIPFSRNTRKAYSNSQTPTMMQLSKFNTVEPKDVNTGLLPHEMEVSSEGFQSELVTSSISQRATGEARPDSLASTSNQPIQQAPAAYSLHSFQRRSRSLSQSSQHSQNSHFSRESRRSSHSQAEPISREYSVSSNESGHAAGSTAPSEDLYSKKTHFSRKSRGGEKKKRTRALMTHLQQAGLMRLWKKNQRQKSRKTLMENGGVPEGEDPADYEDLQKSPRSRRLSMDREEKVIPSIGASGGPSGMAYDRKGVNIGPESEGQNLAYDSPTSDRDPLNELSNRRSMSPHGWSRYERGAVSYPPHNVTSSNPYQSPGPLRPHTYPYHHPPPFPSTIPGHHAQYPSVSQSPRSATGSFSFGDLHYSHIPFDASALGGSCRRTSVGMLDSQASMVSQSFEPPPTRMQQRSARSYYRRRSVSPEHLKTIGLPTGMPPSIPITTSCATFMHDADTPPFTGLANTCSSPAEYSTRPRADTWLGLPPSRQHLNTSHTTDAVASHLPPTLARVAISGPVEGGEELPAIARGMGDDVNPQSFITREEAGSPRKRSSFWRAESRRVRTRGREVEGGKEDSRHLGH; encoded by the exons ATGGATAGAGGCCGATGTTCACGGCCGTTATCTGGTGACTTGCAGTATCACAATTTCAGGCTTTCCAATCCATCCCCATATTCCAATCAGGTGCACACACACACCCGAGAAAGCTGGCGAGAGCCCAACATCGCACCTCAATGCTCTTCTAGCTCCAGCTCCTATCGccatcatccttcttcacaacccccatcttcttcttccagctcCAATTCCAGCTGGGGGCGTGAGGCACGACTCCCCCCATCCAACTCTGACCGATCATCTTATCTGGCGTCTCCTCCTTTGGTCCCATATATAACTCCAAGCACTGGACCTTTcgctcctcctcttcatgAGCAACCTCAGAGCTCTGATGAGCGCCATCCCATGCTTCGAGTGGATGGACGTTCATCAGCATTTGCTCAGTTTTCTCCTCAAGAACATGGTGTTACAGCTGCTAAAGGCGGATCTCATCGTTTCCCGCCGCTCCAGTCAGCTTTAAGGTCATATTACGAAGATATACCTTTTAGCCGTAACACGCGAAAAGCTTACTCGAATTCACAAACGCCGACAATGATGCAGCTCTCAAAATTCAATACTGTTGAACCGAAAGATGTTAACACAGGGCTGCTACCGCACGAGATGGAGGTCAGCTCTGAAGGTTTCCAATCAGAATTGGTCACTTCATCCATCTCCCAAAGGGCCACTGGGGAAGCACGACCTGATTCTCTTGCCAGCACTTCAAATCAACCGATACAGCAAGCTCCGGCTGCGTACAGCTTACATTCTTTTCAAAGGAGATCACGTTCTCTTTCCCAATCCTCTCAACATTCTCAAAATTCCCATTTCTCGCGTGAATCGCGGCGTTCTTCCCATTCACAGGCAGAGCCCATAAGTCGCGAATATTCGGTGTCGAGCAATGAGTCTGGTCACGCTGCAGGATCTACTGCTCCTTCTGAAGATCTGTATAGTAAAAAAACTCACTTTTCTAGGAAGAGCAGAGGgggggagaagaaaaagcgAACGCGAGCACTTATGACCCATTTGCAGCAGGCGGGCCTGATGAGATTGTGGAAAAAG AATCAGCGACAGAAGAGTAGGAAAACTTTGATGGAGAACGGTGGTGTCCCGGAAGGCGAAGATCCTGCGGACTACGAAGATCTTCAAAAGTCCCCTCGTTCTCGCCGCCTTTCAATGGATCGGGAAGAGAAAGTTATCCCTTCGATCGGAGCCAGCGGTGGACCAAGTGGGATGGCCTATGACCGCAAAGGTGTAAATATAGGTCCAGAATCTGAAGGTCAGAATCTTGCTTATGACTCGCCCACGAGCGATCGTGATCCTTTGAATGAGCTTTCAAACCGTAGATCTATGTCACCCCATGGGTGGTCGAGGTATGAAAGAGGTGCCGTCTCCTATCCGCCTCACAACGTAACTTCTTCCAATCCGTACCAATCTCCCGGACCATTGCGTCCTCACACCTATCCTTATCATCATCCGCCACCGTTTCCCTCAACAATTCCGGGGCATCATGCCCAATATCCTTCTGTTTCCCAATCTCCTAGATCTGCAACTGGGTCATTCTCATTTGGCGACTTGCATTACTCACACATACCCTTTGATGCCTCTGCGCTTGGGGGGAGCTGTAGACGGACGAGTGTGGGGATGTTGGACTCGCAGGCTTCCATGGTATCGCAATCGTTCGAACCACCACCTACTAGAATGCAACAACGCAGCGCACGTTCGTACTATCGACGCCGCTCTGTTTCTCCGGAGCATCTTAAAACGATTGGATTACCGACTGGGATGCCCCCTTCAATACCGATCACAACTTCATGTGCGACCTTCATGCATGACGCTGACACTCCACCATTTACGGGACTGGCCAATACATGTTCAAGTCCGGCAGAATATTCAACACGACCTCGTGCAGATACATGGCTAGGATTACCTCCTTCGAGGCAGCATTTAAATACCTCTCACACAACAGACGCTGTGgcatctcatcttcctccgACATTGGCACGAGTTGCCATTTCAGGCCCTGTTGAGGGTGGAGAGGAGTTGCCGGCTATAGCCCGGGGAATGGGAGACGATGTGAATCCCCAGAGTTTCATCACAAGAGAAGAGGCTGGATCTCCCAGAAAGAGATCGAGTTTCTGGAGAGCTGAAAGTCGTCGGGTCAGAACTCGAGGAAGGGAAGTAGAGGGAGGCAAAGAAGATTCCCGTCATCTGGGACACTGA